The following are from one region of the Mesorhizobium sp. B2-8-5 genome:
- a CDS encoding ABC transporter substrate-binding protein — MKLRTLTLGLLSASALAFAAQAESITIATVNNGDMVRMQKLTDDFTKANPDIQLNWVTLEENVLRERVTTDIATKGGQYDVMTIGTYEVPIWAKQSWLLPLDKLGDDYDVKDIIPAIAGGLSVDGKLYAAPFYGESSFVMYRKDLMEKAGLKMPDAPTWDFIKQAADKMTDRANGVNGVCLRGKAGWGENMAFLTAMSNSFGARWFDENWKPQFDQPEWKNTLQFYVDLMKADGPEGASSNGFNENLALFQQGKCGMWIDATVAASFVSDPKASQVADKVGYALAPDNGLGKRGNWLWAWSLAIPAGTQKADAAEKFVSWATSKHYAELVASKEGWANVPPGTRSSLYANAEYQKAAPFAKMTLDSINAADPTHPTVKPVPYVGVQFVAIPEFQGLGTTVGQLFSAALAGQSSVDDALKQAQDAATAAMTEGGYIK; from the coding sequence ATGAAACTTCGCACGCTCACCCTGGGCCTGTTGTCGGCCAGCGCTCTCGCTTTCGCCGCGCAAGCCGAATCCATCACCATCGCCACCGTCAACAATGGCGACATGGTCCGTATGCAGAAGCTGACGGACGACTTCACCAAGGCCAACCCCGACATCCAGCTCAACTGGGTCACGCTCGAAGAGAACGTGCTGCGCGAGCGCGTCACCACGGATATCGCCACCAAGGGCGGCCAGTACGACGTCATGACCATCGGCACCTATGAGGTTCCGATCTGGGCCAAGCAGAGCTGGCTCCTGCCGCTCGACAAGCTCGGCGACGACTACGACGTCAAGGACATCATCCCGGCCATTGCCGGCGGCCTTTCGGTCGACGGCAAGCTCTATGCCGCGCCCTTCTACGGCGAAAGCTCCTTCGTCATGTACCGCAAGGACCTGATGGAGAAGGCGGGCTTGAAGATGCCCGATGCCCCGACCTGGGACTTCATCAAGCAGGCCGCCGACAAGATGACCGACCGCGCCAACGGCGTGAACGGCGTCTGCCTGCGCGGCAAGGCCGGCTGGGGCGAGAACATGGCCTTCCTCACGGCCATGTCGAACTCCTTCGGCGCGCGCTGGTTCGACGAGAACTGGAAGCCGCAGTTCGATCAGCCCGAGTGGAAGAACACGCTGCAGTTCTATGTCGACCTGATGAAGGCCGACGGTCCGGAAGGCGCTTCGTCCAACGGCTTCAACGAGAACCTGGCGCTGTTCCAGCAGGGCAAGTGCGGCATGTGGATCGACGCCACCGTCGCCGCCTCCTTCGTCTCCGATCCGAAGGCCTCGCAGGTCGCCGACAAGGTCGGTTACGCGCTGGCGCCCGACAACGGCCTCGGCAAGCGCGGCAACTGGTTGTGGGCATGGTCGCTGGCGATCCCCGCCGGCACCCAGAAGGCCGATGCCGCCGAGAAGTTCGTCTCCTGGGCAACCAGCAAGCATTATGCCGAGCTGGTCGCCTCGAAGGAAGGCTGGGCCAACGTTCCTCCGGGCACGCGCTCCTCGCTCTATGCCAATGCGGAGTACCAGAAGGCGGCGCCCTTCGCGAAGATGACGCTGGATTCCATCAACGCCGCCGACCCGACGCATCCCACTGTCAAGCCGGTGCCCTATGTCGGCGTGCAGTTCGTCGCCATTCCTGAATTCCAGGGCCTCGGCACCACCGTCGGCCAGCTCTTCTCGGCCGCCCTTGCCGGCCAGTCGAGCGTCGACGATGCCCTCAAGCAGGCTCAGGACGCGGCCACCGCGGCGATGACCGAAGGCGGCTACATCAAGTAA
- the gcvA gene encoding transcriptional regulator GcvA, producing the protein MPDLSSPQLAPLPPLQAIRVFEAVARHLSFTKAAQELGMTQAAASYQIKLLEERIGAPLFLRRPRQIELTEPGQRLAPAVSEAFAILGQAYAAARGGADGLLCVTTVLTFASNWLAQHLGAFQLAHPALAVRLDTSSRLTDFAREDVDLAIRSGGGKWPGLEAHKLLDADFTPMLSPKLAASIGGVNEPADLLRLPILDPGDVWWAQWFEAAGVTGHDLAKRPGSSMGAQAYEANAAMAGHGVAILTRALFKNEIADGRLVQPFDLVGDDGHAYWLVYPTARRNVPKIRAFRDWILAEIACP; encoded by the coding sequence ATGCCCGATCTCAGCTCTCCGCAGCTTGCGCCGCTGCCGCCGCTGCAGGCGATCCGGGTGTTCGAGGCGGTGGCCAGGCACCTGTCCTTCACCAAGGCCGCGCAGGAGCTGGGCATGACCCAGGCGGCTGCGAGCTACCAGATCAAGCTGCTCGAGGAGCGCATCGGCGCTCCGCTGTTTCTGCGCCGTCCACGGCAGATCGAGTTGACCGAGCCCGGCCAGCGACTGGCGCCCGCCGTCAGCGAGGCCTTCGCCATCCTGGGCCAGGCCTATGCCGCGGCGCGCGGCGGCGCCGACGGCCTGCTCTGCGTCACCACCGTGCTGACCTTCGCCTCGAACTGGCTGGCGCAGCATCTGGGCGCGTTCCAGCTCGCCCATCCCGCACTTGCCGTGCGGCTCGACACGTCGAGCCGCCTGACCGATTTCGCGCGCGAGGATGTCGATCTCGCCATCCGCTCGGGCGGCGGCAAGTGGCCGGGCCTAGAGGCGCACAAGCTGCTCGATGCCGATTTCACCCCGATGCTGAGCCCGAAGCTCGCGGCGAGCATCGGCGGCGTCAACGAGCCGGCGGATCTGCTGCGCCTGCCGATCCTTGATCCCGGCGACGTCTGGTGGGCGCAATGGTTCGAGGCCGCCGGCGTGACCGGGCACGACCTCGCAAAACGGCCCGGCTCCAGCATGGGCGCACAGGCCTATGAGGCGAACGCGGCCATGGCCGGCCACGGCGTAGCGATCCTGACCAGGGCCCTGTTCAAGAACGAGATCGCCGACGGCCGCCTGGTCCAGCCCTTCGACCTGGTCGGCGACGACGGCCATGCCTATTGGCTGGTCTATCCGACGGCGCGTCGCAACGTGCCGAAGATCCGCGCCTTCCGCGATTGGATCCTGGCCGAGATCGCCTGCCCGTAA
- a CDS encoding sugar-binding transcriptional regulator: protein MNSRQDTGSTRLDDAARAGWLYYVAGNTQDQIAAKLGISRQTAQRLVSLAMSEGLIKVRVDHPIANCLDLAARLKSRFALDLVEVVPSDPASNSTTIGIAEAAAAEIERRLRSEAPIVMAIGTGRTLKAAIEQLPPMECPQHKVVSLTGNISPDGSAAFYNVIFTMADRVKARSFPMPLPVIASSPEEREMLLNQPMIQPTLALAAEADVTFVGIGDLGPKAPLYEDGFISESELKALQKAGGIAEIVGWVYDREGRMIEGITNDRVSSAALPSRERSLVIALAMGERKLPGILAAVNRRLVNGLVTDERTAEALLDG from the coding sequence GTGAATTCGCGACAGGACACCGGCAGCACAAGGTTGGACGACGCCGCGCGCGCCGGCTGGCTCTATTATGTTGCCGGCAATACACAGGACCAGATCGCCGCCAAATTGGGCATTTCCAGGCAAACGGCGCAGCGGCTGGTATCGCTCGCCATGTCGGAAGGCCTAATCAAGGTGCGGGTCGATCACCCGATCGCCAACTGCCTCGACCTCGCCGCGCGGCTGAAGTCGCGCTTCGCGCTCGACCTCGTCGAAGTGGTGCCGAGCGATCCGGCTTCGAACTCGACGACGATCGGCATCGCCGAGGCGGCGGCGGCCGAGATCGAACGCCGGCTGCGCTCGGAGGCCCCCATCGTCATGGCGATCGGCACTGGCCGAACGCTGAAGGCGGCGATCGAGCAACTGCCGCCGATGGAATGCCCGCAGCACAAGGTCGTGTCATTGACCGGCAACATCTCGCCCGACGGCTCGGCCGCCTTCTACAACGTCATCTTCACCATGGCCGACCGCGTTAAGGCACGGTCCTTCCCGATGCCGCTGCCGGTCATTGCGTCCTCGCCGGAAGAGCGCGAGATGCTGCTCAACCAGCCGATGATCCAGCCTACATTGGCGCTGGCGGCGGAGGCCGATGTCACCTTCGTCGGCATCGGCGACCTCGGGCCTAAGGCACCCCTCTACGAGGACGGCTTCATTTCGGAAAGCGAGTTGAAGGCGCTGCAGAAGGCCGGCGGCATCGCCGAAATCGTTGGATGGGTGTACGACCGGGAGGGTCGCATGATCGAGGGCATCACCAACGACCGGGTGTCCTCCGCCGCGCTGCCGTCGCGGGAAAGGTCGCTGGTCATTGCTCTGGCCATGGGCGAACGCAAGCTGCCGGGCATCCTGGCCGCCGTCAACCGCCGGCTGGTCAACGGCCTCGTCACCGACGAACGGACTGCCGAAGCCCTTCTTGACGGCTGA
- a CDS encoding HAD family hydrolase, translating to MMPKAVFWDMDGTLVDSEPLHAAALAAALRSVGIAPPTNLHERVLGIAAWPVYEMLRDEFGLALPFDDWIGRKYDHYLPMAETLKPRPGAIEVFNELRALGVEQAVVSNSDRLIVDANLRAVGLTYPGMMTVSRNDVIDGKPLPEPFLRAAYLAGVDPADAFAIDDSLTGAMAGLAAGMKTIFWPEAPMEGPAGAIVINSAEELRRELGL from the coding sequence GTGATGCCGAAAGCGGTTTTCTGGGACATGGACGGAACGCTGGTCGACAGCGAGCCGCTGCATGCGGCTGCCCTTGCGGCCGCGCTGCGCAGCGTCGGGATTGCGCCGCCGACCAACCTGCATGAGCGCGTGCTGGGGATCGCGGCGTGGCCGGTCTACGAGATGCTGCGCGACGAGTTCGGCCTCGCTCTGCCCTTCGACGACTGGATCGGGCGCAAATACGACCATTATCTGCCGATGGCCGAAACGCTGAAGCCACGGCCCGGCGCGATCGAGGTGTTCAACGAATTGCGGGCGCTCGGCGTCGAGCAGGCGGTGGTGTCCAATTCCGACCGGCTGATCGTCGATGCCAATCTGCGCGCCGTCGGCCTCACCTATCCGGGCATGATGACGGTCAGCCGCAACGACGTGATCGACGGCAAGCCGCTGCCCGAACCATTCCTGCGCGCCGCCTATCTCGCCGGCGTCGATCCGGCGGATGCTTTTGCCATCGACGACAGCCTGACCGGCGCCATGGCCGGACTGGCGGCGGGCATGAAGACGATCTTCTGGCCGGAAGCGCCGATGGAGGGTCCGGCCGGCGCCATCGTCATCAACAGCGCCGAGGAATTGCGCCGAGAACTCGGACTCTGA
- a CDS encoding class II aldolase and adducin N-terminal domain-containing protein yields the protein MSLAHLHKEPLSNLPYYEERVDLAAAFRWTARLNMHEAVANHFSLSVNDDGTKFLMNPNQVHFSRIKASDLLLIDANDPETLSGPNAPDPTAWGLHGAIHRNVPHARCAMHVHSIHATVLASLADSTLPPVDQNSAMFFNRHVVDANYGGLAFEEEGERCSQLLTDPKVKVMVMGNHGVMVIGDNVADAFNRMFYFERAAETYIKALWTGRPLRTLSDEIAEKTAREMDDYPGQAERHLAELKAILDEEEPVYRN from the coding sequence ATGAGCCTTGCCCACCTGCACAAGGAACCGCTGAGCAACCTGCCCTATTACGAGGAGCGGGTCGATCTCGCCGCCGCCTTCCGCTGGACCGCCAGGCTCAACATGCACGAGGCGGTGGCCAACCACTTCTCGCTGTCCGTCAACGACGACGGCACCAAATTCCTGATGAACCCGAACCAGGTGCATTTCTCGCGCATCAAGGCGAGCGACCTGCTGCTGATCGACGCCAACGATCCCGAAACGCTGTCCGGCCCCAACGCGCCGGACCCGACCGCCTGGGGCCTGCATGGCGCCATCCATCGCAACGTCCCGCATGCGCGCTGCGCCATGCATGTCCATTCGATCCATGCCACGGTGCTTGCCTCGCTTGCCGATTCGACGCTGCCGCCGGTCGATCAGAACTCGGCCATGTTCTTCAACCGCCATGTCGTCGATGCCAATTATGGCGGCTTGGCCTTCGAGGAAGAGGGCGAGCGCTGCTCGCAGCTTCTCACCGACCCCAAGGTCAAGGTGATGGTCATGGGCAATCACGGCGTCATGGTCATCGGCGACAACGTCGCCGATGCCTTCAACCGCATGTTCTATTTCGAGCGCGCCGCCGAGACCTACATCAAGGCGTTGTGGACCGGCCGGCCGCTGCGCACGCTCTCCGACGAGATCGCCGAGAAGACCGCGCGCGAGATGGACGATTATCCCGGCCAGGCCGAGCGCCATCTGGCCGAGCTGAAAGCGATCCTCGACGAGGAAGAGCCGGTCTACCGGAATTGA
- the ureG gene encoding urease accessory protein UreG — translation MTSKNGPLRIGIGGPVGSGKTTLTEKLCKALRDDFSIAVVTNDIYTKEDAMMLARLQALPEERIVGVETGGCPHTAIREDASINLRAIAELNKKFPDLDIIFIESGGDNLAATFSPDLADLTLYVISVCQGEEIPRKGGPAITRSDFLIINKSDLAPYVNVNLDIMESDAGRMRGKRPFGFTDLSRGKGLQEVVDFIVAQGGLQSERPAA, via the coding sequence ATGACGTCGAAAAACGGTCCCCTTCGCATCGGCATCGGCGGCCCTGTCGGCTCCGGCAAGACGACACTCACCGAAAAGCTCTGCAAGGCGCTGCGCGACGACTTCTCCATCGCCGTCGTCACCAACGACATCTACACCAAGGAGGATGCCATGATGCTGGCGCGCCTGCAGGCGCTGCCGGAAGAGCGCATCGTCGGCGTCGAGACCGGCGGCTGCCCGCACACCGCCATTCGCGAGGACGCCTCGATCAATCTGCGCGCCATTGCCGAGTTGAACAAGAAATTCCCGGACCTCGACATCATCTTCATCGAATCCGGCGGCGACAACCTCGCCGCCACCTTCTCGCCCGACCTTGCCGATCTGACGCTTTATGTCATCTCGGTCTGCCAGGGCGAGGAGATCCCGCGCAAGGGCGGTCCGGCCATCACCCGCTCGGATTTCCTCATCATCAACAAGAGCGATCTGGCGCCCTATGTGAACGTCAACCTCGATATCATGGAGAGCGATGCCGGCCGCATGCGCGGCAAGCGGCCTTTCGGCTTCACCGATCTGTCGCGCGGCAAGGGCTTGCAAGAAGTGGTCGATTTCATCGTCGCGCAAGGCGGGCTGCAGTCGGAGCGGCCTGCCGCGTAA